cccaaaatattattgttttcatttcgttgccccgccctccaccgtttgaccaattagaaagtctatgagtgtgtcacatccaggttgccagttacgcatcGCCATTttcgtctggctactgccactggtaaagttactaaacatgtcagaccttactAAATCGAAAGGCCTCGTTACAATTCACAATTTATTCAAGACAAACCCaagaacaaaacaaggatttgtatggGGGATGCCTTCGAAAGATGGAGACAATTGAAGACAGAGAAGatgttttcatctgacgccaaacatGGCGATTTCCtgcttgataggtaagtcaggcatttacattttcttattacttgtaataaatggaaatggacatttggtttgtaaactatattgtccaatacagtctatggtctttaacaaagctagtatgttcctgaaacgaatgcttagcatgctagcctggTCAATGACACATCTATTGGCCAACTGAGGAAATGTCTGCCCGTTGGCCTGTATGTCGAGTGTCATCcgactgacagggcaaaataccttttcgacaaataaaacctctgtgcatatgggtagtgtcagtgcctatttccgtCTCAATATTCTGATATGCTGAgaaaatgggttccaacattagcacggctgtcatggcaatgtgaaactTATGGACATGGCCAAATCtcatgataaaataattccttATTCGTGTTTGCATATTATGTACTACATGTACCAAGTTGTATGGCAATCTGAAAAGTTTGAAACAGtagcctataggcataccttggCAAAATGTGATCCTCTTTAGTTTTGGGGCATACTTTAGGCTGCTCATCATGCTCTACTaattttcaccagtataaccattgctagcgttggttgtaattcatctttgttttctgatagttcagacaataaccatatgattgcaATTTTATTGTGATATTGTATGatgtacttcttcctgaaaatcgcataatttctgtgtaaaatgtgttggtcataTCAAGCCAGATTCAGCTGCGTATCTAGCAACTTCAGTCAGGGTCAGGGGGAGGGGACTACGTacttttgaccgtgattgcaataCCATTTCTGACCAGATtatcattttaacatgtaatttaATGTCTTGTGAACTAGGACGCACACACAAACTTTCTGACGCTTCTCCATTCCTACTTTTGCTAACAGTGTGGCGTAGATGGAAGTCTGCCCTCTCCAGAGTGCCATTCTATTGATTATAGACATGGTGTCATTACAGAGTGATGGCAGTTTAGAGCACCTGTCTGCCGAGGAGAAAGCTTGTCTCTTATTTTTGGAGGAGACTATCGAGTCTTTGGAGCACGAAGACGACAGTGGCTTGTCTAACGACGAGGTGGACTTCCTGCCTGGCCTTGCCTCCAGACTGGCAGACCTGTCGGTCTCTATGAGTAAAGGCAAGCTCAATGGTAAGATAATCTTTCCCAGTGACAGCGGCAGGCTTCACTGTGAAGTAGCCAAACCATTGGTCCAAAGTTAACAACCCAACATTCAGGTTTTTATGGTCTCAATGTGTCTCCTTGATTGGTCTAGCACAGGGATGGAGAAACTACAGTGCACGGGCCACATCCGGCTCGATGGTCCTTTTTAATCCGGCCCACCAAATATTAAAACATAATTGAGAATCTGTTTTGAGAATTGTTACAACAAAACTGATACTAGACTTCGAGGCACTGACAAAAATTGGTGATTAATGAAACTGCTCCCACTAAAAGAGAGAGAATGTAAGCGTTAACTCTTGAATACCATTTTTATGTTTCTTTATTGATGATATTGTTAAAAATAGATGTACCATCATTAAAATAGCCCATACTTGAGAAACCTACTCCTAGTACCAACAGAGTTAAAATGTATGATGCGCTCGCCCGGGCCGTCCGtcaaaattcaaaagccaacAATTTGCCCACCCTTGGTCTTGCATCTTTTTCCTTAAAAGTTTGATGTGCTGTCAAAGAAATCACAAGTCTGCCGCTCACAATTGAATATGATGCTTGTTGACAACTTAAATGCTTGAGGTAGGAGGCCCCAGAGCCTCTCATCTGTTgatccaaaatgtgttttgtaatTCTGTTGGGACATCGATCCAGCCCAACATGACCTAAGAACTTCTTCCCATTTTTATCTCAGATCGGTGTGCTAAAATCCTAAAATATTTGAAATTCCAGTCATTGTGTTGCAAGGGAAACAAACCGTCTTTGTCTTACAGGTTTACAAAAGCACAACTCTATGGAAACACTCAAGGAAAAATTTGAGTCTAAACCCATACAGAGCTATCTGGTCCCAACGCCTTTTGTTTTGGCAAGCAGTTACAATTCCTCCGAATCTAATGGCAAAGCTGGTCTCCAGATGAAGGAACATAAAAAAACCCTTTCATTCAGCAAAAATTGTGGTGAGAGGCCGGATGTGACAACTCCAGCAACCAAACCCAAGGACAATACAGTAAAGATAAATGAGAGTCCTTTACCTCGAGGACCTCTATCCTACGATGCTCTTGTCTACCTACGGAGGAGCGCTTCCACCAAAAAAACACCTTTGTGTCCTAGAGTTGATCACACAATAGACTTGTCCAAGTGTCCTTCGGTCATCCCAGAAGCTCAGAATCTTCTAACAATTTCAAAGTCAGACAGACCTGTCTCAGAAATAGGCAGGTTTAAGATAGATCCCCCACTTGTTGCTCCcaaaccaaaaatgattccttcCAATGTCTCCCGGATGACACAAAATGAAGCAGCCAGAGCCACAAACTCATCATATAGTCTCAAGAATGCAACAGATCCCAAAGTTGTGAGACTGGAAGCCTTGCAAAAGCTTGGCCTCCTCGAAGACCAACAGCCAGAAAATCAGTCTGTGGCCCGCCTGCGGCTACCGAAATATCATTCCTTTGTTGATTCAAAAGCCAATACATTTTCAAAACCTTCTGTGAACATATGTCCAACGAGAAGCCCCTCTTTTCGTCATGCTCAAGTGGCTTTAGGGACCAGGAACAAGGAGCTGCAGAGCAGTGCTATCTTCCACAAGTACTCACTTTCTCATCCCAGCCAACATAAATTAGGGGACGGTAATGAAGAGCACCCACCTATAACAGTCAACCCCAAAAATTATCCTGAACCGCTACAAAAGACAGCCCCAGAGTCGGAGAAACAGTCTTCCGAAGCGCAACACATTTCCCCGAAAGCCTCAAACTCAGTTGCATACACAGTGATGATGGTTCCTGGGATGGGATCAGACAGAAAAGAGGCTCTCAAGAAGCTGGGATTGCTCAAAGACAAACACATGTAAGCAGCAGAGGTCTTATCGAGTTGAAGAACACCGTCAGCTCAAAAGCGAGTTAGACCAGATGCAGTTCAAAGACAAATATCTGTATCCCCGTATTAGTTCGCTTTCGTCTGTCTTTGATGTCTTAAGGTATATTAAGTTTACACACATTAGTTTGTTGTTTGATGCAGGAAAGTACAGTATGTAATATCCATGCTTCCAAGTAGGAAGGACATACTATTTACTACTTTCTAAATGTTCACAGGACTTCAATATTGCTGGAGAAATTCAGGGTTCACGTGTGTGCCTCGACTGGCCTGCGGCAGATGTAATGTATGTAGTTCTACTGAAGCCAAAAGAAAGTTAAGGActcttgtttttttcaaaaaagcttgGCTTCATCATTTTACATCCTCCTGACTGAAAAGTAAAGGCTATGTTTAGCTTTTTTCACTCATGTATAAGAAGAATTAAAACGCATGCATTGCTATAATGTGACATATGAGTGTTGAGTATGAAACGTTTGTTTCGGAACCAGGTCATTTTGATGTTTTCCGTGCAGGGCTTGGAGGGAGCCGATGAGGATAGTTAGGCAGTACTACTCATCTTACTCATGGGACTGCTGCTCTTCCATTATCAGATTAGCTTGAGCCAACATCGGTATTAACTAAGCATTCTGTCATTTCTCTGCTCGCTGTATCACTTTTGCATGTTTGACTTCTAATTCTGTCCTCCTACTCCAGTGGCGCAGACGATTATGTAACAACGTTGCGGCCTGGCAATGTTGCCTTTCGTGGTCGGTGTTATCGCCGGTTAAGTTGAAAGGCTTTACCAATGGGGTCCTACCTGTGTATTGTATTTCTATGCGGCGCAAAACAGAGGGTGTCAAATTTTGAAACTGACGCTCTTTGTCAGTCAACAAAAATCCAACACTGAAGAACTGACATGCAAAAAGGTGCACACACTTTTAATGACTTGGTTTATCAACACAAAGATAATGAGTATCAACAACATTATGAATATACTGAATGATTTATTAACACTGACTATACATTTACTGTTTAATATGAAACACATTTTCTAAATTCTAATTAATAATGTTGACTGGTGTACGTATGGTTATAGTTAGTTTTTACTCTAAAACAGATTGCATGTTTGATTGAAGAGTTCTGCTTAAATAattttgttattgcttttttcgcattatctcgggattctaagaacaataatgaataaaaaaatattttttgtgtttgcaaaacttacaaaaaaccatgtttctagtaaaactcacaacgaAACATTTAtataggcatttttagagatATTGTATGTTTGATTTAGGAGTTAGGCTTGaatcatttttgtattgtttttttcgcattgtctcaggatgCGAAGgacattagtgtcatattgagtaaaaaacgtaTTCCTCTTTTAGCAAACCTTACACaggcacatgtttctagtaaaactcatagaGATACAGCAatataggcattattagacatattgtatgtttggtttaggagttatgcttgaatagtATTTGTATTGTCTTTTTCATTTTATCTTAAGATGCTAaggacattactgtcatattgagtaaaaaacatatTTCTCTTTTTACAAACTTTAACAAAGcacatgtttttagtaaaactcacagagatacattattataggcattatttgacatattGTATGTTTGGTTTGAGAGTTAGGCTTCAATACATttgtgtgtattatatttatatagcgcttttctcaagtgactcaaagcgctttacatagtgacacccaatatctaagttacatttaaaccagtgtgggtggcactgggagcaggtgggtaaagtgtcttgcccaaggacacaacagcagtgactaggatggcacaagcggaaatcgaacctgcaaccctcaagttgctggcacggccactctaccaaccgagctatgccgcaatttgttattgcttttttcgtgtTATCTTGgggttctaagaacattactgtcatattgattaaataacaattttttgtgtttgctaaccttaaaaaaataacatatttctagcaaaacacaaatatacattaatataggcattattagacatattacaCGTTtgatttaggagttatgcttcaaaaaattgtgttttgtttttttgcattcatctcaggagtctaagaattttaatgtcatattgagtaaaaaacgtaTTTCTCTTTTAGAAAACCTTACAAatgcacatgtttctagtaaaactcatagaTATACATTAATATAGGCATTATCAGATATATTGTATGTTTGGTTTCGGAGATATGCTTGAATAATTTTTGTactgcttttttcacattatttcaggattctaagaacagtactgtcagattgagtaaaaaaaaagaattgttcTTTTGGCAAACCTTACCTGATATAATGCAaaacaagcaataaaaatgtattccaacatgaatcctaaacccatccatccatccatcatcttccgcttatccgaggtcgggtcgcgggggcagcagcctaagcagggaagcccagacttccctatctccagccacttcgtctagctcttcccgggggatcccgaggcgttcccaggccagccgggagacatagtctttccaacgtgtcctgggtcttccccgtggcctcctaccagctggacgtgccctaaacacatccctagggaggcgttcgggtggcatcctgaccagatgcccgaaccacctcctaaaccaaacatgcgaATTGTCTAaacatgccatccatccatccatccattttctaccgcttattcccttttggggtcgcggggggcgctggcgcctatctcagctacatgcctgtaatattaaatctatgtgagttttactagaatcagttgtttttgtaaggtttgcaaatacaaaaatcagattttgctcactatgacagtatactgtcacactcaacatgacagttaccgtatttccttgaatagccgccggggtgctaattaatttaaaacctcttctcactcctgcacttattcaaggcatgcggtaaacgtaagcaggcgctaataattttaaaacatcttctcacccctgcgcttaccaatggaatgcagtaaaaaattgagtgtgatgtaaggataccatcatgaaaagcacatttaattaaaaaaaaaaaccttattatggttattattttcagtaCCGAAGGCTTGGCATAACCTACAATTGAAtattcaacttaaaggcctattgaaacccactactccccaccacgcagtctgatagtttatatcaatcaatcaatgtttatttatatagccctaaatcacaaatgtcttaacggactgtacaaaccattacgactacgacatcctcgcaagaacccacaaaagggcaaggaaaagtcacacccagtgggcagggagaattcacatccagtgggacgccagtgacaatgctgactatgagaaaccttggagaggacctcagatgtgggcaaccccccccccgtctaggggaccgaaagcagtggatgtcgagcgggtctagcatgatactgtgaatgttcaatccatagtggctccaacacagccgcaaggattcagttcaaagcggatccaagacagcagcgaaaccatcccaagcggaggcggatcagcagcgtagagatgtccccaaccgatacacaggcgagcggtccatcctgggtctcgactctggacagccagtacttcatccatggtcatcggaccggacctcctccacaagggaggtggggacataggagaaaaaagaaaagaagcggcagatcaactggtctaaaaaggagctctatttaaaggctagagtatacagatgagttttaaggtgagacttaaatgcttctactgaggtagcatctcgaacttttaccgggagggctttctagagtactggagcccgaacgaaaaacgctctatagcccgcagactttttttgggctttaggaatcactaataagccgcagtcttttgaacgcagatttcttgccgggacatatggtacaatacaatcggcaagataggatggagctagaccgtgtagtattttatacgtaagtagtaaaaccttaaagtcacatcttaagtgcacagggagccagtgcaggtgagccagtacaggcgtaatgtgatcaaactttcttgttcttgtcaaaagtctagcagccgcattttgtaccaactgtaatcttttaatgctagacatggggagacccgaaaataatacgttacagtaatcgagacgagacgtaacaaacgcatggggacgtaacaaacgcatggataatgatctcggcgtctttagtggacaaaatggagcgaattttagcgatattacggagatgaaagaaggccgttttagtaacacttttaatgtgtaactcaaaggagagagttgggttgaagataatacccagattttttaccgagtcaccttgttttattatttggttgtcaaatgttaaagttgtattattaaatagaggtcggtgtctagcaggaccgataatcagcatttccgtttttttggcgttaaattgcaaaaagttagcggacatccattgtttaatttcattaagacacgcttccaactgactacagtccggcgtgttggtcagctttaggggcatgtagagttgggtgtcatcagcataacagtgaaagctaataccgtatttgcgtatgacgtcacccagcggcagcatgtagatgctgaagagtgcagggccaaggaccgaaccctggggaactccacacgttaccttaacatagtccgaggtcatactgttatgggagacgcactgcaccctgtcagtaagataagagttaaaccaagtcTGAAATACCacttcgtgttttgatacgctctattaaaatattatgatcgacggtatcgaaagcagcgctaagatcgaggagcagcaacatagatgacgcatcagaatccatcgttagcagtagatcattagtcatttttgcgagggctgtctcagtagagtgatttgccctgaaaccggatcgAAAGGTTTTACATAGATTGTTAAaggctaagtgttcatttagctgctctgcaacaattttttcgaggattttcgaaataaagggaaggtgagacaccggtcggtagtttaccatgaggtcaggatcgaggttaggtcttttaaggagaggatgaataaccgcttttttgaatgctaggggaacagtgcccggggaaagtgataggtttataatatttagcactgatggacctaataatacaaaaagctccttgataagtttcccaggaagtgggtcaagtaaacatgttgtttgtttttttccatttacacgttgtaacaattcttctaatgttatttaatcaaaacgagagaaactattttggatatttgcattGTCCGCGGTATATACAGTtatatctgtgttaatataacccagttgttgctgggacgcattgtctttaatctcctttctaataagttcaattttcttattaaataacttaaaaaagtcatcagctgagtgggtggagctactgggaggagtcccttgttgggttggcgatgctactgtactaaacaaaaattttggatcgtttttattaaggcggatgagatttgagtaataattagttttagctaagttaagtatgcatttataagttattaaactatcactccatgcttgatggtgcacctcaagtttagtcgtgcgccatttgcgttccagctttctacataataatttctgaccTCTAGTTTcatcagtaaaccatggcgtacgcctttttggagccttttttaacttcagcggtgctatactatcaatggtttcgcacggtgtgtccaatggggtattcatatggatattaaagtccccattataattatattatcggcgtgtgtcagtagatcagcaacaaactctgagaattcactgataaagtccgaatagggccctggggggcggtagataacagccaggcacagaggcagcggtgtggcagacttcatagaaagcacctcaaacgatttatatttattatttaagttaggactaaagttaaagtttttgttgtatattagtgcgaccccccctccccttttaaggggacgggcaatatgcgcattcgtatagttaggaggagatgcctcatttatcgcaaaaaagttgtctggtttaagccagccAGGTTTCGCTAAAACCGATGACGTTaatgttgttgtctctaatgaactcattaactaataacgttttgggagacaaagatctgatgtttagaaagcccatattataggtagtgggctgttttaaggagttgttgataaaattatccgtaatagcaatattaataaggttgcgtttattatatatcaatgatgaaatattaacattgcaacacatgccaatacggcccttttagtttactaaattgcaattttaaatttcccgggagtttcgtctcgaAAATGTCGTgtgatgatgacgtgtacgcaagacgtcacagatttttaggaaatatgagcgctgcacacacacacagctaaaagtcatctgctttaaccgcataattacacagaattttggagatctgtgttgctgaatcttttgcaatttgttcaattaatattggagaagtcaaagtagaaagatggagttgggaagctttagcctttagccacacaaacacacggtgattccttgtttaaaattcctggtggtgaaactttactatggatcagagcgcggtcaagcgaacatgaattacgacggaatgtcaaccagcaggtttcggtgataaaattgtggtaaaaagtcgcttcttaccagagatcagctgagcttgtgccgtccatagctgccgtcgattcccctgagacactggcgtcaagacacttgtggagacacacctccgactatcaggtactgttaaactcactaaaacactagcaacacaatagaaagataagggatttcccagaattatcctagtaaatgtgtctaaaaacatctgaatccgtcctaaTGGAATCGcgtttttgaaaaaaactttatttatttatttattttttctagtccgtcgctatcaatatcctcaaacacgaatctttcatcctcgctcaaataatggggaaattgtcgttttctcggtccgaatagcactttttgttggaggctcccattaaaatcaatgtgaacatgtgaggagcccacacacttgtgacgtcatcgtctgcgacttcaggtaaaggcagggcttttttgtcagcaccaaaaattgcgaactttatcgtggatgttctctactaaatccttttagcaaaaatatggcaatatcgcaaaagtatgacacatagaattggtgctagcgggtttgtataatatagccagtaaGAGTCATgaatgcatggcattctgggtaattgttatgttgcgtttataatgtgttacagagccgatgttctcccgaaatgtgtttgtcatttttgtgtgGTGTAGGCtcgcagagtgtggcgcatattagtaagagtgttaaagttgttttatatcacaaccttcagtgtgagctgtatggctgttgaacaagacccctggtttacacatagtacaagcaaaaaaaacaactcctCCGCCACTTTGAAAATGACAATAGGGGAAGCgtcatttgtgacgtcacgaatttcaCCCGGTGGCAATAGTGAGAATGCGCTAATAATTTCgggaaatgagtttgacccggcagtaattcaaggcaggcacatattacatgcccggcggcaattcaaggaaatacggtatagaaACAAAACTCCTAAACCGCACATGTAAAATGGCAAAACAGCCTggaaaaatgtatctttgtgagtattattagaaaaaatatattatgtaaggtttgcaaagacacacattttttttttttactcaatatgacagtataactgtcataataaatatgaaagttatagaaacataactccaaaaccaaacatgcaatctGTCTAAAAACGCCTgcaatgttgaatttatgtgagttttactacaatTAGGtattttagtaaggtttgcaaatacaaaaattaggtttttcaatggggaagacccaggacacgttgggaagactaagtctcccggctggcctgggaacgcctcgggatcccctgggaagagctggacgaactgGCAGGGGGGAGGAAAGTccgggctttcctgcttaggctgctgccccggcgacccgacctcagatacgctgaagaagatggattgatggatgagattttactcaaaatGATGGTATAActgccacactcaatatgacagttctcttgtgtttattttgtgttacggtgaagatgttctcccaaaatgtgtttgtcattcttgtttgatgtgggttcacaatgtggtgcatatttgtaacagtgttaaatttgtttgtacggccaccgtcagtgtgatctgtatggctgttgatctgCAGTCACCAAGGTGTGTTATATTATAGATAAAAattttaaattgttagtatgagcataaacctttatataacaggctagGAATAtatttcaacttgaatataaaaatacacataaatattacaaaattaaaattttccttaaaattacatataaaacttatCGATTTTTAGTAtcgacatagacttttatataacaagctacatcttaaatgaaagttaattactgtaattttatatgaaattgaaagtaatttgagaaaacagaaaatgatatgtattattaatatggtatttttccgtaaaaaaaatagaaatatacatagtttttcattactggcatattacttaaaataacaggcagtttgttcatttacagataatgtcttcaattctacagttttataacctatttaaaaaaaattgaaaaattacagtcgAAATTTTGAGTAAA
Above is a genomic segment from Nerophis ophidion isolate RoL-2023_Sa linkage group LG02, RoL_Noph_v1.0, whole genome shotgun sequence containing:
- the zgc:158258 gene encoding specifically androgen-regulated gene protein; its protein translation is MNSTSSCDSIVSGHSAFSDGSLEHLSAEEKACLLFLEETIESLEHEDDSGLSNDEVDFLPGLASRLADLSVSMSKGKLNGLQKHNSMETLKEKFESKPIQSYLVPTPFVLASSYNSSESNGKAGLQMKEHKKTLSFSKNCGERPDVTTPATKPKDNTVKINESPLPRGPLSYDALVYLRRSASTKKTPLCPRVDHTIDLSKCPSVIPEAQNLLTISKSDRPVSEIGRFKIDPPLVAPKPKMIPSNVSRMTQNEAARATNSSYSLKNATDPKVVRLEALQKLGLLEDQQPENQSVARLRLPKYHSFVDSKANTFSKPSVNICPTRSPSFRHAQVALGTRNKELQSSAIFHKYSLSHPSQHKLGDGNEEHPPITVNPKNYPEPLQKTAPESEKQSSEAQHISPKASNSVAYTVMMVPGMGSDRKEALKKLGLLKDKHM